In Methylotenera sp. L2L1, the following proteins share a genomic window:
- a CDS encoding response regulator: MSQINVMLVDDHAVVRMGFKMLLESDADIKVVAEAESGELAIQRYVEHKPNVVVMDITMPGIGGLEAIERILAKDSAAKILVLSAHEDSVHPKRVLNAGAMGYLTKRSAAEELIKAIRTVAGGKKYLEASVAQQMAIQQLSGDQNPVDVLSPREFEVFMALAKGKTTNEIAETLFLSPRTVGTHLYNIKQKLNANNSAEIALIAMRSGLLDA, encoded by the coding sequence ATGAGCCAGATTAATGTGATGTTAGTAGATGATCACGCAGTTGTTCGTATGGGATTCAAAATGTTACTTGAATCTGACGCAGATATTAAAGTGGTAGCAGAAGCCGAAAGTGGCGAGCTAGCAATACAGCGCTATGTTGAGCATAAACCCAATGTCGTTGTCATGGATATTACGATGCCTGGTATCGGTGGGTTGGAAGCGATAGAACGCATCTTGGCAAAAGATAGCGCTGCGAAAATACTCGTATTATCCGCACATGAGGATTCTGTTCATCCTAAACGAGTACTCAATGCGGGTGCCATGGGGTATCTTACCAAGCGTAGTGCGGCCGAAGAGTTGATTAAAGCAATACGTACTGTTGCTGGTGGCAAAAAATACCTAGAGGCAAGCGTTGCTCAGCAAATGGCAATTCAGCAATTATCAGGCGATCAAAACCCTGTGGATGTACTCTCGCCACGTGAGTTTGAGGTGTTTATGGCGTTGGCTAAAGGTAAGACGACTAACGAGATTGCGGAGACCTTATTTTTAAGCCCACGTACAGTAGGTACGCATTTGTATAATATTAAGCAAAAACTGAATGCTAATAACTCTGCGGAGATTGCATTGATTGCAATGCGTAGTGGCTTGCTGGACGCCTAG
- the dhaL gene encoding dihydroxyacetone kinase subunit DhaL — translation MKTSFILSAAESIRDAILDHESELESLDRAIGDGDHYINMKRGANAIVEMRLELESLTPDAALNKIGMKLLSTIGGASGPLLASFFISMAKILKEKADDSTHSYAAAFVAGVEAIQQRGKADLGEKTMLDVLIPVSKEFLSLSASNTHVKEICTALVHTAEQGMLSTKALIATKGRAASLGERAIGHIDPGAKSCQLMIEAVCKQLLLTPN, via the coding sequence ATGAAAACATCATTTATATTATCTGCAGCAGAGTCCATACGTGACGCCATTCTAGACCATGAATCAGAACTGGAATCGCTAGACCGTGCAATTGGTGACGGTGACCATTACATTAATATGAAACGTGGTGCGAATGCTATTGTTGAAATGCGTTTAGAGCTTGAATCACTGACGCCAGATGCAGCACTCAATAAAATTGGCATGAAATTACTCAGCACCATTGGCGGTGCTTCAGGCCCACTTTTGGCGAGTTTCTTTATCAGCATGGCCAAAATACTTAAAGAAAAAGCAGATGACAGTACTCATAGCTATGCTGCCGCTTTTGTTGCTGGTGTAGAGGCTATTCAACAGCGCGGGAAAGCCGATTTAGGTGAAAAAACCATGCTGGATGTACTTATCCCAGTCTCAAAAGAGTTTTTAAGCTTGAGTGCATCTAATACCCATGTAAAAGAAATCTGTACAGCACTGGTACATACAGCAGAACAAGGTATGCTCTCTACAAAAGCACTGATTGCAACCAAAGGTCGTGCCGCAAGCTTAGGCGAACGTGCGATTGGGCACATAGACCCGGGTGCGAAGAGTTGTCAGTTAATGATTGAAGCCGTTTGCAAACAGCTACTATTAACGCCAAATTAA
- the dhaK gene encoding dihydroxyacetone kinase subunit DhaK, whose translation MKKFINKIDDVLVESLSGFAGAHHDLVKLHLAPNFLTRQQKAFNKVAIISGGGSGHEPLHAGYIGYGMLDAACPGHVFTSPTPDQMLAAAESVHADKGILFIVKNYAGDVMNFEMAAEMLPFESATVLTSDDCAVINSTYTTGRRGVAGTVIVEKCVGSLAETGASLQACKTLGDKVNSHTASMGVALTSCTVPAAGRPTFDINDNELEMGVGIHGEPGRKRETMREADAIIQDVVDAILDALKPAKNSEALLLINGFGATPLMELYLIYNTAAKLLNNHGINITRSLVGNYTTALDMAGASITLCLLDDEIKQHWDSPVHTAALRWGM comes from the coding sequence ATGAAAAAGTTTATTAATAAAATTGACGATGTTTTAGTTGAGAGCCTAAGTGGCTTCGCTGGTGCGCATCATGATTTAGTGAAGCTGCATCTAGCCCCCAACTTTTTAACCCGTCAACAAAAAGCCTTTAATAAAGTAGCCATCATCTCTGGTGGCGGCTCTGGGCATGAACCATTACACGCAGGCTATATTGGCTATGGCATGCTAGATGCAGCCTGTCCGGGCCATGTTTTTACATCTCCCACACCAGACCAAATGTTAGCCGCAGCTGAAAGCGTGCATGCAGACAAAGGCATTTTATTTATTGTTAAAAATTATGCTGGCGATGTCATGAATTTTGAAATGGCCGCGGAGATGCTGCCATTTGAATCTGCCACTGTACTCACTAGCGACGACTGTGCTGTGATTAATAGCACTTACACCACAGGACGACGCGGTGTCGCTGGCACTGTGATTGTAGAGAAATGTGTAGGTAGCTTGGCAGAAACTGGCGCTAGTTTGCAAGCCTGCAAAACATTAGGTGACAAAGTAAATAGTCATACAGCCAGCATGGGCGTTGCCCTGACCAGTTGTACAGTGCCCGCTGCAGGACGTCCTACTTTTGACATTAACGATAACGAGCTTGAAATGGGCGTGGGTATTCACGGTGAACCTGGTCGAAAACGCGAAACCATGCGTGAAGCTGATGCCATTATTCAAGATGTCGTCGATGCCATACTCGATGCATTAAAACCAGCAAAAAATAGCGAGGCATTGTTGCTCATTAACGGTTTTGGCGCTACCCCATTAATGGAGCTGTATCTTATTTACAATACCGCGGCAAAGTTGCTCAACAATCACGGCATCAACATTACACGCTCATTAGTCGGCAACTACACCACAGCATTGGATATGGCAGGTGCATCGATTACATTATGCTTATTAGATGATGAAA
- a CDS encoding HAMP domain-containing sensor histidine kinase — protein MSLRFRLNLLITLLSFAFILVVGSILVTDTRISIRERVEAASRVTVQLLDTVIISSALNPEMGPTHVVLQGFLGSLGYVRSSHITLYDYRGYELYRSPESTFKSDVVPPQWFVKLVQPKVETVERRIRYGRLVVKSSAAGSIREAWAGFNQLMWVGLGFFIILNTLVYILLSHSLKPIGRILGAINRIEQGDLTTRLPTFPLPEFDTIGHSLNRMAESLTAERLLEENRQLTHLIQKHIEEERRSLARELHDELGQYVTAIKTFAVSIANKAKTNSTSAGMTEIASSAQVIVSAANQIYDGMHNIVRQLRPGALDNLGLAETLKDLVSSYQVQHPKLNIQLYLSENLQSGNLQSLGETISINLYRIVQESLNNALKYAQASTIEIRLIKMSNGELQLSIKDNGIGMDINAVDQNRHFGLLGMRERVQALHGTFSITSAPSQGTAISINVPESVTN, from the coding sequence ATGAGCTTACGTTTCCGTTTAAATTTACTGATTACCTTATTGTCATTTGCCTTTATATTAGTGGTAGGGTCTATATTAGTGACTGATACCCGTATTTCAATCCGTGAGCGGGTAGAGGCAGCCAGTCGTGTCACAGTGCAGTTGCTGGATACGGTGATTATCAGCTCAGCATTAAATCCTGAAATGGGGCCTACTCATGTGGTATTGCAGGGGTTTTTAGGTTCATTGGGTTATGTGCGCAGTAGTCACATCACGCTTTATGATTACCGAGGATATGAGCTGTATCGCTCACCGGAATCCACCTTTAAAAGCGATGTTGTTCCGCCGCAGTGGTTTGTGAAACTAGTACAGCCAAAAGTCGAAACCGTTGAACGTAGAATTCGCTACGGCAGATTAGTTGTGAAATCTAGCGCAGCAGGCTCCATTCGTGAGGCATGGGCTGGGTTTAATCAATTAATGTGGGTAGGGCTGGGGTTTTTTATCATACTCAATACTTTGGTTTACATACTATTAAGCCATTCACTAAAGCCTATTGGTAGAATTTTAGGGGCGATTAATCGTATAGAACAGGGTGATTTAACAACGCGCTTACCTACCTTCCCTTTGCCTGAGTTTGATACGATAGGGCACAGCTTAAATCGCATGGCTGAATCGCTGACTGCAGAGCGTTTGTTAGAAGAGAATCGGCAACTCACCCATTTGATTCAAAAGCATATAGAGGAAGAGCGCCGTAGTTTAGCGCGTGAACTTCACGACGAACTTGGACAGTATGTGACTGCCATCAAAACTTTTGCTGTGAGTATCGCAAATAAGGCCAAGACAAATAGCACTAGTGCAGGGATGACAGAAATTGCATCAAGCGCACAGGTGATTGTCTCAGCAGCTAACCAAATATATGACGGCATGCATAACATTGTCCGTCAGTTGCGCCCAGGAGCACTTGATAATTTGGGTTTGGCGGAAACGTTGAAAGACTTGGTCAGTAGTTATCAGGTGCAGCATCCAAAGCTGAATATTCAGCTTTATTTGTCTGAAAATCTGCAGTCAGGAAATTTACAGAGCTTGGGTGAAACTATCAGCATCAATCTATATCGAATAGTGCAAGAGTCGCTGAATAACGCATTAAAATATGCACAGGCAAGTACAATAGAGATACGACTGATTAAAATGTCTAATGGTGAGTTGCAATTAAGTATTAAAGATAATGGCATAGGCATGGATATTAATGCAGTAGATCAAAACCGGCATTTTGGATTGCTTGGTATGCGTGAACGAGTGCAGGCTTTGCATGGTACTTTTTCTATAACCTCGGCGCCTAGCCAAGGTACTGCAATTAGCATCAACGTACCTGAAAGTGTTACGAATTAA